The proteins below come from a single Pseudomonas sp. MYb118 genomic window:
- the smc gene encoding chromosome segregation protein SMC: MRLKCIKLAGFKSFVDPTTVNFPSNMAAVVGPNGCGKSNIIDAVRWVMGESSAKNLRGESMTDVIFNGSTSRKPVSQASIELVFDNSDGTLIGEYAAYAEISIRRKVTRDSQNSYFLNGAKCRRRDITDIFLGTGLGPRSYSIIEQGMISKLIEAKPEDLRNFIEEAAGISKYKERRRETENRIRRTHENLARLTDLREELERQLERLHRQAESAKKYQEYKGEERQLKAQLSALRWQALNEQVGQREAVIGNQEVTFEALVAEQRNADASIERLRDGHHDLSERFNLVQGRFYSVGGDIARVEQSIQHGQQRLRQLQDDLKEAERARLETESHLGHDRTLLLTLGEELDMLTPEQEVTSAAAEEAAAALEESETTMHGWQEQWDAFNLTAAEPRRQSEVQQARIQQLETSLERLADRQKRLAEERELLSADPEDAAMMELAEQLATSEATLEDLQASEEAQVERLEQLRQQLQQALSAQQQAQGDLQRLNGRLASLEALQQAALDPGTGTAQWLREQNLAQRPRLAEGLKVDAGWELAVETVLGADLQAVLVDDFAGIDLGGFTQGDLRLLSPAGDGVRVAGSLLDKVEAQIDLSPWLGQVKPVDSLEQALALRGQLADGQSLISRDGYWVGRHFLRVRRASEAESGVLARGQEIQQLGLEREEREASVEALETQLQNLRAQQRQQENGREHLRRLLQDEARQQGELKAQLSAGKAKAEQLTLRRSRLDDELTELAEQRELEHENIGEARLQLQDALDAMALDTEQRELLLAQRDSLRERLDRVRQEARQHKDHAHQLAVRLGSLRAQHDSTRQALERLEMQSERLTEKREQLSLNLEEGEAPLEELRLKLEELLDKRMTVDEELKTAQIAMEDADRELRDAEKRRNQAEQQSQLIRGQMESQRMEWQALTVRRKALEDQLLADGYDLHGVLATLAAEANEKDAEEELERIAARIARLGAINLAAIDEYQQQSERKRYLDAQNDDLVEALDTLENVIRKIDKETRNRFKDTFDQINGGLQALFPKVFGGGSAYLELTGEDLLDTGVTIMARPPGKKNSTIHLLSGGEKALTALALVFAIFKLNPAPFCMLDEVDAPLDDANVGRYARLVKEMSQTVQFIYITHNKIAMEMADQLMGVTMHEPGCSRLVAVDVEEAMAMVDA; this comes from the coding sequence GTGCGGCTCAAGTGCATCAAGCTGGCGGGGTTCAAGTCCTTCGTCGACCCGACCACGGTGAACTTCCCCAGTAACATGGCGGCGGTGGTCGGGCCCAATGGTTGCGGCAAGTCGAACATCATCGACGCCGTGCGCTGGGTGATGGGCGAGAGCTCGGCGAAGAACCTGCGTGGCGAGTCGATGACCGACGTCATCTTCAACGGCTCGACCAGCCGCAAGCCGGTGAGCCAGGCGAGCATCGAACTGGTGTTCGATAACTCCGATGGCACCCTGATCGGCGAATACGCCGCCTACGCGGAAATTTCCATTCGCCGCAAAGTCACCCGCGACAGCCAGAACAGCTATTTCCTCAACGGCGCCAAATGCCGTCGTCGCGACATCACCGATATCTTCCTCGGCACCGGCCTGGGCCCGCGCAGCTACTCGATCATCGAGCAGGGGATGATCTCCAAGCTGATCGAAGCCAAGCCTGAGGATCTGCGCAACTTCATCGAGGAAGCGGCGGGGATCTCCAAGTACAAGGAGCGTCGGCGCGAGACCGAGAACCGCATCCGCCGCACCCACGAAAACCTGGCGCGCCTGACCGACCTGCGCGAAGAGCTCGAACGTCAGCTCGAACGCCTGCACCGTCAGGCCGAGTCGGCCAAGAAGTACCAGGAATACAAGGGCGAGGAGCGTCAGCTCAAGGCCCAGTTGTCGGCACTGCGCTGGCAGGCACTGAACGAGCAGGTCGGGCAGCGCGAAGCGGTGATCGGCAACCAGGAAGTCACCTTCGAAGCGCTGGTGGCCGAACAGCGCAATGCCGACGCCAGCATCGAGCGCCTGCGCGACGGACACCATGACCTGTCCGAACGGTTCAATCTGGTGCAGGGCCGCTTCTATTCGGTCGGCGGCGACATCGCCCGGGTCGAGCAGAGCATCCAGCACGGCCAGCAACGCCTGCGCCAGTTGCAGGACGACTTGAAGGAAGCCGAGCGCGCGCGCCTGGAAACCGAATCGCACCTGGGCCACGACCGCACCTTGCTGCTGACCCTGGGCGAAGAGCTGGACATGCTCACCCCTGAGCAGGAAGTCACCAGCGCCGCCGCCGAAGAAGCCGCCGCCGCGCTGGAAGAATCCGAAACCACCATGCACGGCTGGCAGGAGCAGTGGGACGCCTTCAACCTGACGGCCGCCGAGCCGCGCCGCCAGTCCGAAGTGCAACAGGCGCGCATCCAGCAGCTGGAAACCAGCCTGGAGCGCCTGGCCGACCGGCAGAAGCGCCTGGCCGAGGAACGCGAGTTGCTTTCGGCGGACCCGGAAGACGCGGCGATGATGGAGCTTGCCGAGCAACTGGCGACCAGCGAAGCGACCCTGGAAGACTTGCAGGCCAGCGAAGAGGCCCAGGTCGAACGCCTTGAGCAACTGCGCCAGCAATTGCAGCAGGCGTTGTCGGCGCAGCAACAGGCGCAGGGCGATTTGCAGCGCCTCAACGGGCGCCTGGCGTCGCTGGAAGCCTTGCAGCAGGCCGCGCTCGATCCGGGCACCGGCACCGCCCAGTGGCTGCGCGAGCAGAACCTGGCGCAGCGTCCGCGTTTGGCCGAAGGCCTGAAGGTCGACGCCGGCTGGGAACTGGCGGTGGAAACCGTGCTCGGCGCCGATCTGCAAGCGGTGCTGGTGGACGATTTTGCCGGCATCGACCTGGGCGGTTTTACCCAGGGCGATTTGCGTTTGCTCAGCCCTGCCGGCGATGGCGTACGGGTGGCCGGCAGTCTGCTGGACAAGGTCGAGGCGCAGATCGACCTGTCGCCGTGGCTGGGTCAGGTCAAGCCGGTCGACAGCCTCGAACAGGCTCTGGCCCTGCGTGGCCAGTTGGCGGACGGGCAAAGCCTGATCAGCCGCGATGGTTACTGGGTCGGCCGGCACTTCCTGCGCGTGCGTCGGGCCAGCGAAGCGGAAAGCGGCGTGCTGGCCCGCGGGCAGGAGATCCAGCAACTGGGCCTGGAGCGCGAAGAGCGCGAAGCTTCGGTCGAGGCTCTGGAAACCCAATTGCAAAACCTGCGGGCACAGCAGCGCCAGCAGGAAAACGGTCGCGAGCATTTGCGTCGTCTGTTGCAGGACGAGGCGCGCCAGCAGGGCGAACTCAAGGCACAACTGTCCGCCGGCAAGGCCAAGGCCGAACAGTTGACCTTGCGCCGCAGCCGGCTGGATGACGAACTGACCGAGCTGGCCGAGCAGCGCGAGCTGGAGCACGAGAACATTGGTGAAGCGCGCCTGCAATTGCAGGACGCCCTGGATGCCATGGCGCTGGACACCGAGCAACGCGAATTGCTGCTGGCCCAGCGTGACAGCCTGCGCGAACGCCTCGACCGTGTGCGCCAGGAAGCGCGGCAGCACAAGGATCACGCTCACCAGTTGGCCGTGCGCCTGGGTTCGTTGCGCGCGCAGCACGACTCCACGCGCCAGGCGTTGGAGCGCCTGGAAATGCAGTCCGAGCGCCTGACCGAAAAACGTGAACAGCTGAGTCTCAATCTGGAGGAGGGCGAGGCGCCGCTGGAAGAGCTGCGGCTCAAGCTCGAGGAATTGCTCGACAAGCGCATGACCGTCGACGAAGAACTCAAGACCGCGCAGATCGCCATGGAAGATGCCGACCGTGAACTGCGCGACGCCGAGAAACGCCGCAACCAGGCCGAGCAGCAATCGCAATTGATCCGTGGCCAGATGGAATCCCAGCGCATGGAATGGCAAGCCCTGACCGTGCGCCGCAAGGCTCTGGAAGATCAGTTGCTCGCCGACGGTTACGACCTGCACGGCGTGCTCGCCACCCTGGCCGCCGAGGCCAACGAGAAGGACGCCGAAGAAGAACTCGAGCGCATCGCCGCACGCATTGCGCGCCTGGGCGCGATCAACCTCGCGGCCATCGACGAATACCAGCAACAATCGGAGCGTAAACGTTATCTGGATGCGCAGAACGACGATCTGGTGGAAGCGCTGGATACGCTCGAGAACGTAATTCGCAAGATCGACAAGGAGACCCGCAACCGCTTCAAGGATACCTTTGATCAGATCAATGGCGGTTTACAGGCGCTTTTCCCAAAAGTTTTCGGTGGAGGCAGCGCCTATTTGGAACTGACGGGCGAAGATCTACTCGATACAGGGGTGACGATCATGGCGCGTCCGCCAGGAAAGAAGAACAGCACCATCCATTTGCTCTCCGGTGGCGAAAAAGCCCTGACCGCATTGGCCCTGGTTTTTGCCATCTTCAAGTTGAATCCGGCACCGTTCTGCATGCTCGATGAAGTGGATGCGCCACTGGACGACGCGAACGTCGGACGTTACGCACGATTGGTGAAGGAGATGTCGCAGACGGTGCAGTTCATCTACATCACCCACAACAAGATCGCCATGGAAATGGCTGATCAATTGATGGGGGTGACGATGCACGAACCGGGATGTTCGCGACTGGTGGCAGTGGATGTCGAGGAAGCGATGGCGATGGTGGATGCCTGA
- a CDS encoding GntR family transcriptional regulator yields the protein MTFKAPDSLAEQIAHHLAERIIRGEMQPGERIQEQKVTLALNVSRGSVREALLILERRHLIAILPRRGAHVTELTAHKVRSLCTLMGELYILLGNAVATGWQVQADLAPFVQIQQRLQASFERQDIRTFVDDSFNVMRAAYPFANNPYLQETVENLQPAMSRAYFLALDQRKASMSEYLALFEQLLAAVVARDFPQIREVLTAYGQRSCDLVISALTDA from the coding sequence ATGACGTTCAAGGCGCCGGACAGCCTCGCCGAGCAAATCGCTCACCACCTCGCCGAGCGCATCATCCGAGGCGAAATGCAGCCCGGGGAGCGCATCCAGGAACAGAAGGTCACGCTGGCGCTCAATGTCAGCCGCGGTTCGGTCCGCGAGGCCCTGTTGATCCTCGAGCGTCGTCACCTGATCGCGATCCTGCCGCGACGCGGTGCGCACGTCACCGAACTGACTGCCCACAAAGTGCGCAGCCTGTGCACGCTGATGGGCGAGCTGTACATCCTGCTGGGCAACGCCGTGGCCACCGGCTGGCAAGTCCAGGCCGACCTCGCGCCGTTCGTGCAGATCCAGCAGCGCCTGCAGGCCAGCTTCGAGCGCCAGGACATCCGCACCTTCGTCGATGACAGCTTCAATGTGATGCGCGCCGCGTATCCGTTCGCCAATAACCCTTACTTGCAGGAAACCGTCGAAAACCTGCAGCCGGCCATGAGCCGTGCGTATTTCCTGGCCCTCGACCAGCGCAAGGCGTCGATGAGCGAATACCTGGCGTTGTTCGAGCAACTGCTGGCCGCCGTGGTCGCCCGTGATTTCCCACAGATCCGCGAAGTACTGACGGCCTATGGCCAGCGCAGTTGCGATCTGGTGATCTCTGCCCTGACGGACGCTTAA
- the xdhB gene encoding xanthine dehydrogenase molybdopterin binding subunit, whose amino-acid sequence MSNHHAVEKTQAELAELFAKDLTTGVGRSVKHDSAAKHVSGEAQYIDDRLEFPNQLHVYARLSDRAHAKVISIDTTPCYAFEGVRIAITHEDVPGLKDIGPLLPGDPLLAIDTVQFVGQPVVAVAAKDLETARKAAMAAIIEYDDLEPVLDVVEALRKRHFVLDSHTHQRGDSAGALATAEHRIQGTLHIGGQEHFYLETQISSVMPTEDGGMIVYCSTQNPTEVQKLVAEVLDVSMNKIVVDMRRMGGGFGGKETQAASPACLCAVIAHLTGQPTKMRLPRVEDMLMTGKRHPFYVEYDVGFDSTGRLHGIALELAGNCGCSPDLSASIVDRAMFHSDNSYYLGDATINGHRCKTNTASNTAYRGFGGPQGMVAIEEVMDAIARHLALDPLAVRKANYYGKTERNVTHYYQTVEHNMLEEMTAELEQSSQYAERREAIRRYNANSPILKKGLALTPVKFGISFTASFLNQAGALVHVYTDGSIHLNHGGTEMGQGLNTKVAQVVAEVFQVEMDRVQITATNTDKVPNTSPTAASSGADLNGKAAQNAAETIKKRLVEFAARQYKVSEEDVVFHNGHVRVRDHILTFEALIQQAYFAQVSLSSTGFYKTPKIYYDRSQARGRPFYYFAFGAACCEVLVDTLTGEYKMLRTDILHDVGASLNPAIDIGQVEGGFIQGMGWLTMEELVWNNKGKLMTNGPASYKIPAVADMPLDLRVKLVENRKNPEDTVFHSKAVGEPPFMLGIAAWCAIKDAVASLGDYKHQPKIDAPATPERVLWGCEQMRQLKVARAAEAETEMASL is encoded by the coding sequence ATGTCTAACCATCACGCCGTAGAGAAGACCCAGGCCGAACTGGCAGAGCTGTTCGCCAAGGACCTGACCACCGGTGTCGGCCGCAGCGTCAAGCACGACAGCGCCGCCAAGCATGTGTCCGGCGAAGCGCAGTACATCGACGACCGTCTGGAATTCCCCAACCAGTTGCACGTGTATGCGCGCCTCTCGGACCGCGCCCACGCGAAAGTCATCAGCATCGACACCACGCCCTGCTACGCCTTCGAGGGCGTGCGCATCGCCATCACCCACGAAGACGTGCCGGGCCTGAAGGACATCGGCCCGCTGCTGCCCGGCGACCCGTTGCTGGCCATCGACACCGTGCAATTCGTCGGTCAGCCGGTGGTGGCCGTGGCGGCCAAAGACCTGGAGACCGCGCGCAAGGCGGCGATGGCGGCGATCATCGAATACGACGACCTGGAACCGGTGCTCGACGTGGTCGAAGCCCTGCGCAAACGCCATTTCGTGCTCGACAGTCACACCCACCAGCGCGGCGATTCGGCAGGCGCATTGGCCACTGCCGAACACCGCATCCAGGGCACGCTGCACATCGGCGGCCAGGAACACTTCTACCTGGAAACCCAGATCTCGTCGGTGATGCCCACCGAAGACGGCGGCATGATCGTCTACTGCTCCACGCAGAACCCCACCGAAGTACAGAAGCTGGTGGCTGAAGTGCTCGACGTGTCGATGAACAAGATCGTCGTCGACATGCGCCGCATGGGCGGCGGTTTTGGCGGCAAGGAAACCCAGGCCGCGAGCCCGGCGTGCCTGTGCGCGGTGATTGCCCACCTCACCGGCCAGCCGACCAAGATGCGTTTGCCACGGGTCGAAGACATGCTGATGACCGGCAAGCGCCACCCGTTCTATGTCGAATATGACGTCGGCTTCGACAGCACCGGCCGCCTGCACGGCATCGCCCTGGAACTGGCCGGCAACTGCGGCTGCTCGCCGGACCTATCGGCGTCCATCGTCGACCGGGCGATGTTCCACTCCGACAACTCGTACTACCTGGGCGACGCCACCATCAATGGCCATCGCTGCAAGACCAACACCGCCTCGAACACCGCCTACCGGGGTTTCGGCGGCCCGCAGGGCATGGTTGCCATTGAGGAAGTGATGGACGCCATCGCCCGCCACCTGGCCCTCGACCCGCTGGCCGTGCGCAAGGCCAACTACTACGGCAAGACCGAGCGCAACGTCACCCATTACTACCAGACCGTCGAGCACAACATGCTCGAGGAAATGACCGCCGAGCTTGAACAAAGCAGTCAGTACGCCGAGCGTCGCGAAGCGATCCGCCGCTACAACGCCAACAGCCCGATCCTGAAAAAGGGCCTGGCGCTGACCCCGGTGAAATTCGGCATTTCCTTCACCGCCAGCTTCCTCAACCAGGCCGGCGCCCTGGTGCACGTCTACACCGACGGCAGCATCCACCTCAACCACGGCGGCACCGAGATGGGCCAGGGCTTGAACACCAAGGTGGCGCAGGTGGTCGCCGAAGTGTTCCAGGTGGAAATGGACCGCGTGCAGATCACCGCGACCAACACCGACAAGGTGCCCAACACCTCGCCGACCGCAGCCTCCAGCGGTGCCGACCTCAACGGCAAGGCCGCGCAGAACGCCGCCGAAACCATCAAGAAACGCCTGGTGGAATTCGCCGCGCGGCAATACAAGGTCAGCGAAGAAGACGTGGTTTTCCACAACGGCCACGTGCGCGTTCGCGATCACATCCTGACCTTCGAGGCGTTGATCCAGCAGGCGTATTTCGCCCAGGTGTCGCTGTCGAGCACCGGTTTCTACAAGACCCCGAAAATCTACTACGACCGCAGCCAGGCCCGTGGCCGGCCGTTCTACTACTTCGCCTTCGGTGCGGCATGCTGCGAAGTGCTGGTCGACACCCTGACCGGCGAATACAAGATGCTGCGCACCGACATCCTCCACGACGTCGGCGCCTCACTGAACCCGGCCATCGACATCGGCCAGGTCGAAGGCGGTTTCATCCAGGGCATGGGTTGGCTGACCATGGAAGAGCTGGTGTGGAACAACAAGGGCAAGCTGATGACCAACGGCCCGGCCAGCTACAAGATCCCGGCGGTGGCGGACATGCCGCTGGACCTTCGCGTGAAGCTGGTGGAAAACCGCAAGAACCCCGAAGACACGGTGTTCCACTCCAAGGCCGTGGGCGAACCGCCGTTCATGCTCGGCATCGCCGCGTGGTGCGCGATCAAGGATGCCGTGGCGAGCCTCGGTGATTACAAGCACCAGCCGAAGATTGATGCGCCGGCGACGCCGGAGCGGGTGTTGTGGGGGTGCGAGCAGATGCGGCAGTTGAAGGTGGCCAGGGCTGCCGAGGCTGAAACCGAGATGGCTTCGCTCTAG
- the xdhA gene encoding xanthine dehydrogenase small subunit — MIQFLLNQELRSEHALDPNLTVLNYLREHVGKPGTKEGCASGDCGACTVVVGELQTDADGREHIRYRSLNSCLTFVSSLHGKQLISVEDLKHKGELHSVQKAMVECHGSQCGFCTPGFVMSLFALQKNSDAPDHHKAHEALAGNLCRCTGYRPILAAAEQSCCGQQPDQFDAREAQTIARLKAIAPTDIGELNSGDKRCLVPLTVADLADLYDAYPQARLLAGGTDLALEVTQFHRTLPVMIYVGNVAEMKRIERFDDRLEIGAATALSDCYEALKAEYPDFGELLQRFASLQIRNQGTLGGNIGNASPIGDSPPLLIALGAQIVLCKGDTRRTLALEDYFIDYRVTARQESEFIEKIIVPRASAEQWFRAYKVSKRLDDDISAVCAAFNLRLENGVISDVRVAFGGMAAIPKRASACEAVLRGAAFDNATVERACAALAEDFTPLSDFRASKEYRLLSAQNLLRKYFIELQTPHIETRVTAYV; from the coding sequence GTGATCCAGTTTTTACTCAACCAGGAACTTCGAAGCGAGCACGCCCTGGACCCCAACCTGACCGTGCTCAATTACTTGCGCGAGCATGTCGGCAAACCCGGCACCAAGGAAGGCTGCGCCAGCGGTGACTGCGGTGCGTGCACCGTGGTGGTCGGCGAGTTGCAGACGGACGCGGACGGGCGCGAACACATCCGCTACCGCAGCCTCAACTCGTGCCTGACCTTCGTTTCGTCGCTGCACGGCAAGCAGTTGATCAGCGTCGAAGACCTCAAGCACAAGGGCGAACTGCACAGCGTGCAGAAGGCCATGGTCGAGTGCCACGGCTCGCAGTGCGGGTTCTGCACCCCAGGTTTTGTCATGTCGTTGTTCGCCCTGCAAAAGAACAGCGACGCACCGGATCACCACAAGGCCCACGAAGCGCTGGCCGGCAACCTGTGCCGCTGCACCGGCTATCGGCCGATCCTGGCCGCGGCCGAGCAGTCCTGCTGCGGCCAGCAACCCGACCAGTTCGACGCCCGTGAAGCGCAGACCATCGCCCGCCTGAAAGCCATCGCCCCCACCGACATCGGCGAACTCAACAGTGGCGACAAGCGCTGCCTGGTGCCGCTGACCGTGGCCGACCTGGCCGACCTCTACGACGCTTATCCACAGGCGCGGCTGCTGGCTGGCGGCACCGACCTGGCGCTGGAAGTCACGCAGTTCCACCGCACCCTGCCGGTGATGATCTACGTGGGCAACGTCGCCGAGATGAAGCGCATCGAACGCTTCGACGATCGCCTGGAAATCGGCGCGGCCACTGCCCTCTCCGACTGCTACGAGGCTTTGAAGGCCGAGTACCCGGATTTCGGCGAACTGCTGCAACGCTTCGCCTCCCTGCAGATCCGCAACCAGGGCACCCTGGGCGGCAACATCGGCAACGCCTCGCCGATCGGCGACTCGCCACCGCTGCTGATCGCCCTCGGCGCGCAGATCGTGCTGTGCAAGGGCGACACCCGCCGTACCCTGGCGCTGGAAGACTATTTCATCGACTACCGGGTCACTGCGCGCCAGGAAAGCGAGTTCATCGAGAAGATCATCGTGCCCCGTGCCAGCGCCGAACAGTGGTTCCGTGCGTACAAGGTGTCCAAGCGCCTGGACGATGACATTTCCGCGGTCTGCGCGGCGTTCAACCTGCGCCTGGAAAACGGCGTGATCAGCGACGTCCGTGTGGCCTTCGGCGGCATGGCCGCGATTCCCAAACGCGCCAGCGCCTGCGAAGCCGTGTTGCGTGGCGCAGCGTTCGACAACGCCACCGTGGAGCGCGCCTGCGCCGCCCTGGCCGAGGACTTCACGCCGCTGTCGGACTTCCGTGCCAGCAAGGAATACCGCCTGCTCAGCGCGCAGAACCTGCTGCGCAAATACTTCATCGAACTGCAAACGCCGCACATCGAGACCCGGGTGACCGCTTATGTCTAA
- the zipA gene encoding cell division protein ZipA, whose protein sequence is MEIGLREWLIVIGIIVIAGILFDGWRRMRGGKGKLKFRLDRNLSNLPDDDGNAELLGPSRVLDTHQEPQLDEHDLPSVSAPAREPRETREPVAKRGKRGHSEPAQGDMNLSLDLDGGPSFSSRDDDFPDDSKSSPALGDKDQPQAEEVLVISVICRDAAGFKGPALLQNILESGLRFGEMDIFHRHESMAGNGEVLFSMANAVKPGIFDLDDIDHFSTPAVSFFLGLPGPRHPKQAFDVMVAAARKLSQELNGELKDDQRSVLTAQTIEHYRQRIVEFERRALTQKR, encoded by the coding sequence ATGGAAATCGGTCTGCGCGAGTGGCTGATCGTCATCGGCATCATTGTCATTGCCGGTATTCTTTTTGATGGCTGGCGCCGGATGCGCGGCGGCAAGGGGAAGCTGAAGTTCCGTCTTGATCGAAATCTGTCCAATTTGCCGGATGACGACGGCAATGCCGAGCTGCTGGGTCCGTCCCGCGTGCTCGATACCCATCAAGAGCCGCAACTGGACGAGCATGACCTGCCGTCGGTCAGTGCACCGGCCCGCGAGCCTCGCGAAACCCGTGAGCCAGTCGCCAAGCGCGGCAAGCGTGGTCATTCCGAGCCTGCCCAGGGCGACATGAACCTGAGCCTGGACCTGGATGGCGGCCCGAGCTTCAGCAGCCGTGACGACGATTTCCCGGACGACAGCAAATCCTCGCCTGCGCTGGGCGACAAGGATCAGCCGCAAGCCGAGGAAGTGCTGGTGATCAGCGTGATCTGCCGCGACGCCGCCGGCTTCAAGGGCCCGGCTCTGTTGCAGAACATCCTCGAAAGCGGCCTGCGCTTCGGCGAGATGGACATTTTCCATCGCCACGAAAGCATGGCGGGTAACGGTGAAGTGCTGTTCTCCATGGCCAACGCGGTCAAGCCAGGCATCTTTGACCTGGATGACATCGACCATTTCAGCACCCCGGCGGTGAGCTTCTTCCTCGGTCTGCCAGGCCCACGTCACCCCAAGCAGGCTTTCGACGTGATGGTGGCAGCGGCGCGCAAGCTGTCCCAGGAGCTGAACGGCGAACTCAAGGACGATCAGCGCAGCGTGCTGACCGCCCAGACCATCGAACATTACCGTCAGCGCATCGTCGAGTTCGAACGTCGCGCACTGACCCAGAAGCGTTGA
- the xdhC gene encoding xanthine dehydrogenase accessory protein XdhC, with the protein MYNWIDALADLQNRGEPCVLVTIIEEQGSTPRNAGSKMVISARQAFDTIGGGHLEYKAMQIAREMLVSGKQDTHLERFSLGASLGQCCGGVTVLLFEPMGQVQAQIAVFGAGHVGRALVPLLASLPCRVRWIDSRDAEFPEQIPHGVRKIVSEEPLDEIDDLPAGSYCIVMTHNHQLDLELTAAILKRNDFTYFGLIGSKTKRVKFEHRLRDRGFDAAVLQRMRCPMGIGEVKGKLPVEIAISIAGEIIATYNANFGQQTSSAEPIAKLLPVSRRSQTAQLKASN; encoded by the coding sequence ATGTACAACTGGATCGACGCCCTCGCCGACCTGCAAAACCGCGGCGAACCCTGCGTGCTGGTGACCATCATCGAAGAGCAGGGCTCGACCCCGCGCAATGCCGGCTCGAAGATGGTCATCAGCGCCCGCCAGGCCTTCGACACCATCGGTGGCGGGCACCTGGAATACAAGGCCATGCAGATCGCCCGCGAGATGCTTGTCAGCGGCAAGCAGGACACCCACCTGGAGCGCTTCAGCCTCGGTGCCAGCCTCGGCCAGTGCTGTGGCGGCGTTACCGTGCTGTTGTTCGAACCGATGGGCCAGGTCCAGGCGCAGATCGCCGTGTTCGGCGCCGGGCACGTCGGCCGCGCGCTGGTGCCGCTGCTGGCCAGCCTGCCCTGCCGGGTGCGCTGGATCGACTCGCGCGATGCCGAGTTCCCCGAGCAGATCCCCCATGGCGTGCGCAAGATCGTCAGCGAAGAACCGCTGGATGAAATCGACGACCTGCCCGCCGGCAGCTACTGCATCGTCATGACCCACAACCACCAGCTGGACCTGGAACTGACCGCCGCGATCCTCAAGCGCAACGACTTCACTTACTTCGGCCTGATCGGTTCGAAGACCAAGCGGGTGAAGTTCGAACACCGCCTGCGCGACCGTGGCTTCGACGCCGCCGTGCTGCAACGCATGCGCTGCCCGATGGGCATCGGCGAGGTCAAGGGCAAGCTGCCGGTGGAAATCGCCATCTCTATCGCCGGCGAGATCATCGCCACCTACAACGCCAATTTCGGCCAGCAGACATCCAGCGCCGAACCGATCGCCAAGCTGCTGCCGGTGTCACGCCGCAGCCAAACCGCACAATTGAAAGCCTCGAACTGA